In the Pseudochaenichthys georgianus chromosome 1, fPseGeo1.2, whole genome shotgun sequence genome, one interval contains:
- the tmem184c gene encoding transmembrane protein 184C, with the protein MPCSCGNWRRWIRPLVVVLYILLLLVVLPLCIWELQKSGVGTHNKAWFIAGIFVFMTIPISLWGILQHLVHYTQPELQKPIIRILWMVPIYSLDSWIALKWPSIAIYVDTCRECYEAYVIYNFMTFLLNYLENQYPSLVSMLEAQDQQRHLPPLCCCPPWPMGEVLLLRCKLGVLQYTVVRPITTVIALICQLCGVYDEGNFSSKNAWTYLVIFNNMSQLFAMYCLVLFYRALREELGPIKPVGKFLCVKMVVFVSFWQAVFIALLVKAGVISVDSTWDWKSVEAVATGLQDFVICVEMFLAAIAHHFSFTYKPYIQEAEEGSCFDSFMAMWDVSDVRADISEQVRNVGRTVMGRPRKSYFGEAQQDGERSGLLSSASQDAITEAAAYPVSPNGQYQGLGRTPTPHSRSAPAGLSSAHWDEGYEAEAEPEAEPEASQEGERSDQTKEPAEADLIEIT; encoded by the exons ATGCCTTGTTCCTGTGGCAACTGGAGAAGATGGATCCGGCCGCTGGTCGTCGTGCTTTATATATTGTTGCTCCTAGTCGTCCTGCCACTGTGCATCTGGGAACTGCAGAAGTCAGGG GTTGGCACTCATAACAAAGCATGGTTCATCGCTGGGATATTTGTCTTCATGACCATACCCATATCATTATGGGGCATCCTGCAGCATCTGGTTCACTACACTCAGCCAGAGCTTCAGAAACCCATCATCAG AATACTGTGGATGGTCCCAATCTACAGCTTAGACAGT TGGATTGCATTAAAATGGCCCAGTATAGCAATTTATGTGGACACATGCAGAGAGTGCTATGAGGCCTATGTCATCTACAACTTCATGACCTTCTTGCTGAACTACCTGGAGAATCAGTACCCCAGCCTGGTGTCCATGCTGGAGGCCCAGGATCAGCAGAGACACCTCCCCCCTCTGTGCTGCTGCCCGCCCTGGCCAATGGGAGA GGTTCTTCTGTTGAGATGCAAACTGGGAGTGTTGCAGTACACCGTAGTAAGACCTATCACAACAGTGATTGCCTT AATCTgtcagctgtgtggagtttatGATGAAGGCAATTTTAGTTCGAAAAATGCATGGACGTACCTGGTCATCTTCAACAATATGTCACAGCTG TTTGCCATGTACTGCCTGGTGCTGTTCTACCGGGCTCTGAGAGAAGAACTCGGTCCAATCAAGCCAGTGGGAAAATTCCTATGTGTCAAAATGGTGGTGTTCGTCTCTTTCTG GCAAGCTGTGTTCATTGCTTTGCTGGTAAAAGCAGGCGTTATCTCAGTGGACAGTACATGGGACTGGAAAAGTGTGGAGGCTGTAGCTACTGGCTTACAG GATTTCGTCATCTGTGTGGAGATGTTTCTGGCAGCCATTGCCCATCACTTCAGCTTCACCTACAAGCCGTACATCCAGGAGGCTGAGGAGGGTTCTTGCTTTGACTCTTTTATGGCAATGTGGGACGTTTCAGATGTCAGGGCAGACATTTCTGAACAAGTCCGCAATGTTG GCAGAACAGTTATGGGTCGTCCCAGGAAGTCCTACTTCGGTGAGGCGCAGCAGGATGGGGAGCGATCTGGCCTGCTCTCCTCGGCCTCCCAGGATGCCATCACAGAAGCAGCAGCCTACCCTGTCTCTCCCAATGGTCAGTACCAGGGTCTGGGCAGAACCCCCACACCTCACTCCCGGTCGGCCCCCGCTGGTCTCAGCTCGGCCCACTGGGATGAAGGATATGAAGCTGAAGCTGAACCTGAAGCTGAACCTGAAGCAAGCCAGGAAGGGGAAAGGTCCGACCAAACCAAAGAACCAGCTGAGGCAGATCTCATCGAGATCACCTAG